A single region of the Salarchaeum japonicum genome encodes:
- a CDS encoding NAD(+)/NADH kinase: MRVGIVAQRGNARAAYLAADIADALPDEVEVWVDAASADAAGLDGHEVSAFSTCDLVVSIGGDGTFLFAARGAGSVPILGVNLGEVGFLNAVAPDDAVAAVKQEVERYLETGAVRSRDVPRIEASGADWVLTPALNEVVVQGPQRGHGQGVTVEVRVDGSLYTASHADGVLVSTPTGSTAYNLSEGGPLVQPGVHGFVVTGMCAEDAMPPLVTQTGSEVTVRVDDAEHAVVSSDGSNTREIETPSEVTLREADEPARVAGPASDFFQALGKLE, from the coding sequence ATGCGTGTGGGAATCGTCGCACAGCGCGGGAACGCGCGCGCGGCCTACCTCGCGGCGGACATCGCGGACGCGCTCCCCGACGAGGTCGAGGTGTGGGTGGACGCGGCGAGCGCTGACGCCGCCGGACTGGACGGCCACGAGGTCTCGGCGTTCTCGACGTGCGACCTCGTGGTGAGCATCGGCGGCGACGGCACGTTCCTGTTCGCGGCGCGGGGCGCGGGGAGCGTGCCGATTCTCGGCGTGAACCTCGGCGAGGTCGGGTTCCTGAACGCGGTCGCGCCCGACGACGCGGTCGCGGCGGTAAAACAGGAGGTCGAGCGCTACCTCGAAACGGGCGCGGTGCGCTCGCGGGACGTGCCGCGCATCGAGGCGTCGGGCGCGGACTGGGTGCTCACGCCCGCGCTGAACGAAGTAGTGGTGCAGGGGCCACAGCGCGGACACGGCCAGGGCGTGACCGTCGAAGTCCGGGTGGACGGCTCGCTCTACACGGCGAGTCACGCGGACGGCGTGCTCGTCTCCACGCCCACCGGGAGCACGGCGTACAACCTCAGCGAGGGCGGGCCGCTCGTCCAGCCGGGCGTGCACGGGTTCGTCGTCACCGGGATGTGCGCGGAGGACGCGATGCCGCCGCTCGTCACGCAGACCGGAAGCGAGGTCACCGTTCGCGTTGACGACGCCGAGCACGCGGTCGTGTCGAGCGACGGGTCGAACACGCGCGAAATCGAGACGCCGAGCGAGGTGACGCTCCGCGAGGCCGACGAACCCGCGCGGGTCGCCGGCCCCGCGAGCGACTTCTTCCAGGCGCTCGGAAAACTGGAGTAG
- a CDS encoding helix-turn-helix transcriptional regulator — protein sequence MTTDAITGDDLPLDEGFVDAVAFLARSEHRMRVLDVLAEGPHPREDLLDATGVTRVTLSRILGDLEDRAWIVHEYDPDRYALTDLGHLVHEDLTRLLRTVSVGQRLDGVFEQLPTDWFGFDPRCLADARLLCSDSADPSAPARAVADAVVDANRVRALVGSFTALPLYAYAATSHDGPAPDATVVYDPSAAAVVAENDDLAHRRRSIEADYDAPVYYRTGASLPCNVDIIDDTVYLSIGNGSGGFRVVETDHPAVLSWAREEFAAVREDAVPLRDWTDEHA from the coding sequence ATGACGACCGACGCCATAACCGGCGACGATCTACCGCTCGACGAGGGATTCGTCGACGCCGTCGCCTTCCTCGCGCGCTCGGAGCACCGGATGCGCGTCCTCGACGTGCTCGCTGAGGGCCCCCACCCTCGGGAGGATCTCCTCGACGCCACGGGCGTAACCCGCGTAACGCTCAGCCGTATCCTCGGCGACCTCGAGGATCGCGCCTGGATCGTCCACGAGTACGACCCCGACCGGTACGCGCTCACAGACCTCGGCCACCTCGTCCACGAAGACCTCACGCGGCTCCTCCGAACCGTCTCGGTCGGCCAACGCCTCGACGGCGTCTTCGAACAACTCCCGACGGACTGGTTCGGGTTCGACCCGCGGTGCCTCGCGGACGCCCGCCTCCTCTGTTCCGACAGCGCGGATCCGTCCGCCCCCGCACGCGCCGTCGCGGACGCGGTCGTGGACGCGAACCGGGTGCGCGCGCTCGTCGGGTCGTTTACCGCGCTCCCCCTGTACGCGTACGCGGCTACCTCGCACGACGGGCCGGCACCGGACGCGACCGTCGTCTACGATCCGAGCGCGGCCGCAGTCGTCGCCGAGAACGACGACCTCGCGCACCGCCGCCGTTCGATAGAAGCCGACTACGACGCCCCCGTCTACTATCGAACCGGCGCGTCGCTTCCGTGCAACGTCGACATCATCGATGACACCGTCTACCTCTCCATCGGGAACGGTAGCGGCGGCTTTCGGGTCGTCGAGACCGATCATCCGGCGGTTCTCTCGTGGGCGCGCGAGGAGTTCGCGGCCGTCAGAGAGGACGCGGTTCCGCTCCGCGACTGGACGGACGAACACGCGTAG